A single genomic interval of Chitinophaga sp. 180180018-3 harbors:
- a CDS encoding RNA polymerase sigma-70 factor — translation MTISIKFTLASGKSGDVPSIMNEQESLKQLALGNKEAFTVIYQQYHAGIYNYLLKFTKNPVLTEDLVHDVFLKIWEIRAQLDIKSSFSAYLYRLARNAALTQLNRISLFDTIRDEVMHRVSLGINDQSLMNALETKQYEELLHNAVANLPPQRREAFILCRQQGKSYEEAAALMNISRNTFKQHLSLAVKSIREYLLEHGHISLLILLVSMK, via the coding sequence TTGACAATTAGTATTAAATTTACCCTTGCTTCAGGCAAAAGCGGAGATGTTCCCAGCATAATGAATGAACAGGAATCACTTAAACAACTTGCCCTTGGCAACAAGGAGGCCTTTACTGTTATATATCAGCAGTATCATGCCGGTATATATAATTACCTGCTGAAATTCACCAAGAATCCGGTACTTACAGAAGACCTTGTGCACGATGTTTTCCTGAAGATCTGGGAAATCAGGGCCCAGCTGGATATTAAGTCTTCTTTTTCCGCCTACCTGTACCGTCTGGCCCGGAATGCCGCCCTTACCCAATTGAACAGGATATCCCTTTTCGATACCATACGCGATGAAGTGATGCACCGGGTTTCCCTGGGAATCAACGACCAGTCGCTCATGAATGCCCTGGAAACAAAGCAATATGAAGAGCTGCTGCACAATGCAGTGGCCAACCTGCCGCCACAGCGGCGCGAGGCTTTTATACTATGCCGCCAGCAGGGAAAATCATACGAGGAAGCAGCCGCATTGATGAATATTTCCCGTAATACGTTTAAGCAGCACCTGTCGCTCGCCGTAAAATCGATCCGTGAATACCTGCTGGAGCACGGGCATATTTCCCTGCTGATCCTCCTGGTTTCAATGAAATAA
- a CDS encoding DUF6138 family protein, translated as MERDLNYLVDINGNEALLEKFIQAINNGSCSTDKDDAHVYTLSTGERFLNTAVLKYFFQSRPLSKSLYTEFVEKLRKLAPGGFGMISYTIGLWIEEHVQNKFFDPPAYIWNGEYTLKPGVDTSGVNPEVLSFIVYIGICHIKYGASYETVTANKYFKFVEDLGSDEVKRLKKEGSGALPKRVTAYKDANVDCKANDVFATIRIKILHEGQEAYSSALTYINTLLRTDFPGSYAIELSAKTKNVLPIKGLVKCGAHHFFANAASYPDLYPQLSEYIDLAMSKWEWYINLQDEKCAMPSTFAVFALGLAGEQYFDTVIRYMETVDEEHQSIQEKFTVAFVEKYGISRRSIVVYIKCIMSMQSHPHHKIFLEHFNHAESLERLLECRNNFGNFFTADEINDFQQGGSSVAEMTDDVWQEVLYTTFGDPKHYAGIVKKAPAALKGLYEELFKAS; from the coding sequence ATGGAAAGAGATTTGAATTACCTGGTCGACATCAATGGAAATGAAGCACTGCTCGAAAAATTTATCCAGGCCATCAACAACGGTAGCTGTAGCACAGATAAGGACGACGCCCACGTATATACCCTCAGTACCGGTGAACGATTTCTGAATACCGCCGTACTGAAGTATTTTTTTCAATCAAGACCGCTCTCTAAAAGCCTCTATACCGAATTTGTAGAAAAGCTGCGGAAGCTTGCTCCGGGTGGCTTTGGCATGATCAGCTACACCATTGGCCTCTGGATCGAAGAACATGTACAGAACAAATTTTTTGATCCGCCTGCGTACATCTGGAACGGAGAATACACCCTGAAGCCGGGTGTTGATACCAGTGGCGTTAATCCGGAAGTACTCAGCTTTATCGTTTATATAGGTATCTGTCATATTAAATATGGCGCCAGTTATGAAACCGTAACTGCCAATAAATACTTCAAATTTGTGGAAGACCTGGGTTCCGATGAGGTGAAACGCCTGAAGAAGGAGGGCAGTGGTGCCCTGCCCAAAAGAGTGACGGCATATAAAGATGCAAACGTCGACTGCAAAGCGAACGACGTTTTTGCGACTATTAGAATAAAAATACTTCATGAAGGACAGGAGGCTTACAGCAGCGCGTTGACCTATATCAATACCCTGCTCAGAACGGATTTTCCCGGAAGCTATGCCATTGAATTATCTGCCAAAACCAAAAATGTACTTCCCATCAAGGGACTCGTGAAATGCGGAGCACATCATTTTTTCGCCAATGCTGCCAGCTACCCGGATCTTTATCCACAGTTATCTGAATATATAGATCTGGCAATGAGCAAGTGGGAATGGTACATCAACCTGCAGGATGAGAAATGCGCCATGCCATCCACTTTCGCCGTATTTGCCCTCGGCCTGGCTGGAGAGCAGTATTTCGATACCGTGATCAGGTATATGGAAACCGTGGATGAAGAACATCAGTCTATCCAGGAAAAATTTACCGTGGCTTTCGTAGAAAAATATGGTATCAGCCGGCGTTCTATTGTGGTGTATATTAAATGTATTATGTCGATGCAATCGCATCCGCATCACAAAATTTTCCTGGAACATTTCAACCATGCCGAAAGCCTGGAGCGCTTATTGGAATGCAGGAACAACTTTGGCAATTTCTTTACTGCCGATGAAATAAACGACTTTCAGCAGGGTGGGAGCAGCGTAGCGGAGATGACAGATGATGTGTGGCAGGAAGTATTGTATACCACTTTCGGAGATCCGAAACACTACGCCGGCATAGTGAAGAAAGCGCCGGCAGCATTGAAGGGACTGTACGAAGAATTGTTTAAAGCATCCTGA
- a CDS encoding LytTR family DNA-binding domain-containing protein: MISSLGFGIFVFIFLFAFQPFGLSVFPAGKLAFICLGYGAVTLAVMFACVSGVPALLPRLFNESTWTVGRQIGMMLLTIFFVTIGNFLYSGTYLRADFSVRIMLYFGVITTAIGIFPLTVLVLYRQLKWQRQYNREAALINMHVQEKKQQEPEQLAPTSGNQIRITADQAKDDLTLAADQLTCIEAADNYIRVFYESEGAMKQVLLRGTLKKAVESLNSHPFFFRCHRTYLVNLDKVEQISGNAAGYKLQLKLLPIEIPVSRNLHRELTERLR, encoded by the coding sequence TTGATATCGTCTCTGGGCTTTGGTATTTTTGTATTTATTTTCCTGTTTGCATTCCAGCCATTTGGGTTATCTGTTTTCCCCGCCGGAAAATTAGCGTTTATCTGTTTGGGTTATGGAGCAGTTACGCTGGCGGTGATGTTTGCCTGTGTAAGCGGCGTGCCGGCATTGCTACCGCGGTTATTCAATGAATCCACCTGGACGGTGGGCCGGCAGATAGGCATGATGCTGCTGACCATCTTCTTTGTTACCATAGGTAATTTCCTGTATTCAGGCACATACCTGCGGGCAGATTTCAGCGTCCGGATCATGTTGTACTTTGGAGTGATTACTACCGCCATTGGTATCTTCCCGCTAACGGTACTGGTGTTGTACCGGCAATTGAAATGGCAGCGGCAATATAACAGGGAAGCCGCCCTTATCAATATGCATGTGCAGGAGAAAAAGCAGCAGGAACCGGAACAGCTTGCGCCAACGTCCGGCAACCAGATCCGCATAACAGCGGACCAGGCGAAAGACGATCTCACCCTGGCCGCAGATCAGCTGACCTGTATCGAAGCTGCCGACAATTATATCCGGGTATTTTATGAAAGCGAGGGTGCCATGAAGCAGGTGCTTCTACGGGGTACGTTAAAAAAAGCCGTCGAAAGTCTGAACAGTCATCCGTTTTTTTTCCGCTGTCACCGTACCTACCTGGTAAATCTTGATAAGGTAGAACAGATCAGCGGCAATGCGGCGGGGTATAAACTACAGCTGAAGCTGCTGCCCATAGAAATACCTGTTTCCCGAAATCTGCACCGGGAGCTAACAGAGCGGCTAAGATAG
- a CDS encoding metalloregulator ArsR/SmtB family transcription factor: MINSFPDNEKALRILKANGPQPLTALAKELKVTTEGARFQLLKLSNEGLVEATTEVKGRGRPQQIWSLTAAGNSRFPDTHADLTVKLIQKTRELFGEQGLQAVIEANAKDAKAKYQLAMKGAADLEDKVKTLAELRNGEGYMAYAESDEEGFLLIENHCPICAAATVCQGFCKSELETFRDVLGPDASVKRVDHLISGARRCAYRIKNIE; the protein is encoded by the coding sequence ATGATTAATAGTTTTCCTGATAACGAAAAGGCCTTGAGGATATTGAAGGCAAATGGGCCACAACCCCTGACAGCATTGGCGAAAGAGTTGAAAGTAACAACAGAGGGCGCCCGTTTCCAATTGTTGAAGTTATCTAATGAAGGGCTGGTAGAGGCAACTACGGAGGTAAAAGGACGTGGCCGTCCTCAGCAGATATGGTCGCTTACCGCGGCGGGGAATTCCCGTTTTCCTGATACCCATGCGGATCTTACGGTGAAGCTGATCCAGAAAACCAGGGAGTTGTTTGGCGAGCAGGGATTGCAGGCCGTGATTGAAGCCAATGCAAAAGATGCGAAGGCGAAGTATCAATTGGCGATGAAGGGAGCAGCTGATCTGGAAGACAAAGTAAAAACACTGGCGGAGCTGAGAAACGGGGAAGGATATATGGCGTATGCTGAAAGTGATGAGGAAGGCTTTTTGCTGATAGAGAACCATTGCCCGATATGTGCCGCGGCTACTGTTTGCCAGGGATTCTGCAAGTCGGAGCTGGAAACGTTCAGGGATGTGCTGGGGCCCGATGCCAGCGTTAAGCGTGTGGATCATCTGATCAGCGGGGCAAGGAGATGCGCGTATAGAATTAAGAATATAGAATGA
- a CDS encoding superoxide dismutase, whose amino-acid sequence MLHQLPALPYAYSALEPHFDTTTMQIHHDKHHQAYVDNLNKAIAGTEHENKTLDELVAQAGSISVAVRNNGGGHWNHSFFWKSLSPNAGGTPAGELATAINTTFGSFEAFKEKFNAAGVTRFGSGWAWLIVKDGALAITSTPNQDNPLMDVAEIKGTPILGVDVWEHSYYLKYQNRRAEYLAAFWNLVNWEAAAQLYSNIKKA is encoded by the coding sequence ATGTTACATCAACTTCCCGCGCTTCCATATGCATACAGCGCATTAGAACCTCACTTCGACACCACTACCATGCAGATACACCACGACAAACACCACCAGGCATACGTGGATAATCTGAACAAAGCGATAGCCGGTACTGAACACGAAAATAAAACATTAGACGAACTGGTAGCACAGGCAGGCAGTATTAGTGTAGCTGTACGCAACAACGGAGGTGGCCACTGGAACCACAGCTTCTTCTGGAAAAGCCTCTCTCCCAATGCCGGCGGCACGCCTGCCGGCGAGCTGGCAACAGCCATCAACACTACATTCGGCTCGTTCGAAGCATTCAAAGAAAAGTTCAATGCTGCCGGCGTAACCCGCTTCGGCTCGGGTTGGGCATGGCTGATAGTGAAAGACGGCGCTCTTGCCATTACTTCTACTCCTAACCAGGATAATCCCCTGATGGATGTTGCTGAAATAAAAGGTACGCCTATCCTGGGCGTGGATGTATGGGAACATTCTTATTACCTCAAATATCAGAACAGGCGTGCTGAATACCTGGCTGCCTTCTGGAACCTGGTGAATTGGGAAGCGGCAGCACAACTCTATTCCAATATCAAGAAAGCTTAG
- a CDS encoding efflux RND transporter periplasmic adaptor subunit, translating into MKHLIYFSTAGLGLALLGSCGQQQPVSNAAPQPYPVTTLTPAATQLHMDYPATVRGQQNIEIRPKVDGYVAQILVDEGASVKKGQLLFKISAPQYEQEVITAQAAIKSAEAAVNNASMQVRKTLPLVKKEIISEFDLEAAQLALQAKEAALAQAKAALQNARVNLGYTTIYSPADGVIGSLPYKIGSLVNSSSAQPLTMLSDISNIHAYFSFTEQQFLELISSAGHTTTEEALKKMPAAELVLANGNVYTEKGKIEATGGQINTGTGAISMRATFSNKAGLIHSGSSATIRITQPVSNAMMVPAKATYEMQGKKFVFTVDTSGTAHVTEIQVGALPAGDAFIVTSGLKAGDRIITEGIGSLKEGDKIKPVAHAVTAAR; encoded by the coding sequence ATGAAACATCTGATATATTTCAGTACAGCAGGCCTGGGGCTGGCATTACTGGGTAGTTGCGGGCAGCAGCAACCCGTAAGTAATGCTGCCCCACAGCCCTACCCTGTTACTACGCTGACGCCTGCAGCAACACAGCTGCATATGGACTATCCCGCCACCGTTCGCGGTCAACAGAATATCGAGATCCGGCCCAAAGTAGATGGCTATGTAGCGCAGATACTGGTGGATGAAGGCGCCAGTGTAAAAAAGGGGCAGCTGCTTTTTAAAATCAGCGCGCCCCAATATGAACAGGAAGTAATCACTGCCCAGGCTGCCATTAAAAGTGCAGAAGCTGCCGTTAACAACGCCAGCATGCAGGTGCGTAAAACACTGCCACTGGTGAAAAAAGAGATCATCAGCGAATTTGATCTGGAAGCTGCACAACTGGCACTCCAGGCGAAGGAAGCAGCGTTGGCCCAGGCGAAAGCCGCTTTACAGAATGCAAGAGTGAACCTGGGGTATACCACTATTTACAGTCCGGCCGATGGCGTAATAGGTAGTCTGCCTTATAAAATCGGGAGTCTTGTTAACAGTAGCAGTGCCCAGCCACTCACCATGCTTTCCGACATCTCCAATATACATGCTTACTTTTCTTTTACAGAACAGCAATTCCTGGAACTGATCAGCAGCGCAGGGCATACCACTACGGAAGAGGCGCTGAAAAAAATGCCTGCGGCGGAATTGGTGCTTGCTAACGGTAACGTGTATACGGAGAAAGGGAAAATAGAAGCAACCGGAGGACAGATCAACACCGGTACCGGCGCTATCAGCATGCGGGCCACGTTCTCCAATAAAGCAGGACTGATTCACAGCGGCAGCAGCGCTACCATCCGCATCACGCAACCAGTCAGCAATGCGATGATGGTACCGGCAAAAGCAACTTACGAGATGCAGGGAAAGAAGTTTGTTTTCACCGTCGATACATCGGGAACAGCCCATGTCACTGAGATACAGGTGGGCGCCCTTCCTGCCGGGGATGCTTTTATTGTTACCAGTGGATTAAAAGCCGGCGACAGAATCATCACCGAGGGAATTGGCTCACTCAAAGAAGGAGATAAAATAAAACCAGTAGCACACGCAGTCACCGCCGCCCGTTAA
- a CDS encoding efflux RND transporter permease subunit yields MLRKFVDNPVLSTVISIIIVILGLLGLLSLPISQYPEIAPPTVEVAAAYQGANADVVMKSVIIPLEEQINGVEHMTYMTSKASNDGTAVITVNFEQGTDPDLAAVNVQNRVSKATGLMPAEVIKTGITTTKKLNSEILGFLLYSENKSYNENFLDNYMRINIVPELKRISGVGDVQIWSDQAYSMRIWLKPDVMASHGLVPDDVTAALAEQNIEAAPGKLGENSKKTFQYVLKYTGRLETPGQFENIVIRATNDGQLLRLKDVAKVELGAFNYASDLTAQGYPSSGGAVSQTAGSNAHEINKQIEKVLSKAKADFPPGVKLATFINVNSFLDASIAKLVQTIFEAFILVFIVVFIFLQDFRSTLIPAIAVPVAIIGTFFFLKIFGFTLNLLTLFALVLAIGIVVDDAIVVVEAVHAKIDQGARSARKATLHAMSEISTAIVSITLIMSAVFVPVTFITGSAGVFYKQFGLTLAVAIIISAVNALTLSPALCALLLKPHNAQEKAGRQPLLHRFYSVFNAGFAALTARYIRIIKLFAARKWLALGSIALFTGVLVFLMKTTPTGFVPNEDSGAIYGDIILPPASTLEQTMKIADQVDSIARAMPEVAVSSRLAGMNLISGTGGSYGAIFIALKPWKERTKPGQDINSLVGKLFQQTAGIKGANIIFFAAPTLQGFGNSSGFEVQLQDRTGGSYKDFGTTVNKFMVQLNSRPEIMYAATPFNTNLPQYEVKVDAARAKEAGIDVNGLLRTLQGYLGGIYASDFNRFGKQYKVLLQANPDYRSEEADLNKIFVRNNKGEMAPASAFITLTRTSGPEFINRFNLYTSAAVTGAPKAGYSSGDAIRAIREVAAQTLPRGTSFDFSALTREEISSGNQTLLIFGLCLVFVYFLLSAQYKSYILPLAVLLSLPIGLAGAFIFARIAGLDNNIFLQISLIMLIGLLAKNAILIVEFSLQRRHSGLSLLRAAISGAAARLRPILMTSFAFIFGLMPLMLASGVGALSNRSIGTAAVGGMLIGTVFGIFVIPTLFIIFQAIQERVGKQSVKAEEEELTEELAI; encoded by the coding sequence ATGCTAAGGAAATTTGTCGATAACCCGGTGCTGTCTACCGTCATCTCGATCATCATTGTCATACTTGGGCTACTGGGTCTGCTCTCCCTGCCCATTTCACAATACCCCGAAATTGCGCCGCCCACTGTAGAAGTAGCTGCCGCTTACCAGGGCGCTAACGCCGACGTAGTGATGAAAAGTGTGATCATTCCATTGGAAGAGCAGATCAATGGTGTAGAGCACATGACCTATATGACTTCCAAAGCCAGCAACGATGGTACTGCTGTGATCACGGTGAACTTCGAGCAGGGAACAGACCCCGACCTTGCCGCCGTGAACGTACAAAACAGGGTATCCAAAGCCACCGGTCTGATGCCGGCGGAAGTAATCAAAACTGGAATCACTACTACCAAAAAGCTGAACAGCGAGATATTGGGATTCCTGTTGTACAGTGAAAATAAATCGTACAACGAAAACTTTCTTGATAACTACATGCGCATCAACATTGTGCCGGAGCTGAAAAGGATTTCCGGCGTTGGGGATGTGCAGATATGGAGTGATCAGGCTTATTCCATGCGCATCTGGCTGAAACCCGATGTCATGGCTTCGCACGGACTGGTGCCTGACGACGTGACAGCTGCGCTCGCAGAGCAGAATATTGAAGCAGCACCGGGGAAGCTGGGAGAAAACAGTAAGAAAACATTCCAGTATGTATTAAAGTATACAGGCCGCCTGGAAACGCCCGGCCAGTTTGAAAATATTGTGATCCGGGCTACGAACGACGGGCAGCTGCTTCGCCTCAAAGATGTGGCTAAAGTAGAGCTGGGCGCATTCAACTATGCCTCTGATCTTACTGCACAGGGTTATCCTTCGTCAGGAGGCGCAGTTAGCCAGACAGCCGGCTCCAATGCCCACGAGATTAACAAACAGATCGAAAAAGTACTGTCGAAAGCGAAAGCCGATTTTCCTCCGGGTGTAAAGCTGGCCACCTTTATCAACGTGAACAGCTTCCTGGATGCTTCCATTGCCAAGCTGGTGCAAACCATCTTCGAAGCCTTTATCCTTGTATTTATCGTGGTATTTATCTTCCTGCAGGATTTCCGTTCTACACTGATACCGGCTATTGCCGTACCGGTGGCTATTATCGGAACATTTTTCTTCCTGAAGATATTTGGATTTACCCTGAACCTGCTGACGCTGTTTGCGTTGGTACTGGCCATCGGGATAGTGGTCGACGATGCCATTGTGGTGGTAGAAGCAGTACATGCAAAAATAGATCAGGGCGCACGATCGGCCAGGAAAGCGACGCTGCATGCCATGAGTGAAATCAGCACCGCTATCGTTTCCATTACCCTGATCATGTCGGCCGTATTTGTGCCCGTAACATTCATCACCGGTTCGGCAGGTGTATTTTATAAACAGTTTGGTCTGACGCTGGCAGTGGCCATTATCATTTCTGCGGTGAATGCGCTCACGCTTAGCCCTGCACTGTGTGCGCTGTTGCTGAAACCACATAATGCGCAGGAAAAAGCCGGGCGGCAGCCGTTATTACATCGCTTCTATAGCGTGTTTAACGCGGGTTTCGCCGCACTAACGGCAAGGTATATACGTATTATTAAATTATTTGCCGCCCGCAAGTGGCTGGCGCTGGGTAGCATTGCATTGTTCACCGGGGTGCTGGTATTTTTAATGAAGACAACACCAACCGGGTTTGTGCCTAATGAAGACTCCGGCGCCATTTACGGCGATATAATATTGCCACCGGCATCAACGCTGGAACAAACGATGAAGATAGCCGACCAGGTAGACAGTATTGCACGTGCCATGCCCGAAGTAGCCGTTTCTTCCCGGCTGGCAGGTATGAACCTGATCAGCGGTACGGGAGGCTCCTATGGCGCTATTTTCATTGCGTTGAAACCCTGGAAAGAAAGAACAAAGCCGGGGCAGGATATCAACAGTCTTGTAGGAAAATTATTTCAGCAAACAGCCGGGATCAAAGGGGCGAATATTATCTTCTTCGCTGCGCCAACGCTGCAGGGCTTCGGCAACAGCAGCGGATTTGAAGTACAGCTGCAGGACCGCACCGGTGGCAGCTACAAGGATTTCGGCACTACCGTGAATAAATTCATGGTGCAGCTGAACAGCCGGCCGGAGATTATGTACGCCGCCACGCCATTCAATACCAACCTGCCGCAATACGAAGTAAAAGTAGATGCAGCCCGCGCCAAAGAAGCAGGAATAGATGTAAATGGTTTATTACGTACCCTGCAGGGATATCTTGGAGGAATCTATGCATCAGATTTCAACCGGTTTGGAAAGCAATATAAAGTACTGTTGCAGGCCAACCCGGATTACCGATCGGAAGAAGCTGATCTGAATAAAATCTTCGTACGCAACAACAAAGGAGAAATGGCGCCGGCATCGGCGTTCATCACCTTAACGAGAACCAGCGGTCCGGAGTTCATCAACCGGTTCAACCTGTATACCTCTGCGGCGGTAACCGGCGCACCGAAAGCCGGCTATAGTTCCGGCGATGCCATCAGGGCCATTCGCGAGGTAGCAGCACAAACGCTGCCCAGAGGTACCAGCTTCGATTTCAGCGCGCTTACCCGCGAGGAGATTTCCAGCGGTAATCAAACTCTGCTCATCTTCGGACTATGCCTGGTGTTTGTATACTTCCTTCTGAGCGCACAATATAAGAGCTATATACTTCCGCTTGCGGTGTTGTTATCGTTGCCGATAGGACTGGCAGGCGCCTTTATCTTCGCACGCATCGCCGGGCTGGATAATAATATCTTCCTGCAGATCAGCCTGATCATGCTCATAGGACTGCTGGCAAAAAACGCCATTCTGATAGTAGAATTTTCGTTGCAGCGACGACACAGCGGATTAAGCCTGCTCCGCGCAGCTATCTCAGGAGCCGCAGCCCGCCTGCGTCCTATTCTGATGACCTCCTTTGCATTCATTTTCGGATTGATGCCGCTGATGCTCGCATCCGGCGTGGGCGCACTGAGTAACCGGTCTATCGGTACCGCAGCAGTAGGTGGGATGCTGATAGGT